In one Nicotiana sylvestris chromosome 8, ASM39365v2, whole genome shotgun sequence genomic region, the following are encoded:
- the LOC138875011 gene encoding uncharacterized protein — MDEDEVENDEEEVEKDEEEAEKDEEEERDEEMAGSTIAMETALGPIRQEAGSAAPSAQESREFALEMASLLRGEHLEMARRYFVSAAEKVGGSRVPQRRRQPYQNCLRELRAQAQARAFEEMNASAKVPALEVQLRLTQDNAKVQADMIGRLESDLSEVIAEIIDAGMEAALNRAKADRKMAICVKDATNAQAELKQTLDREWRIEEYVRCKSRREVFEEIDARGFVLSEELARARADERNAQSLLIDATEGDFGKLLRKSLNEERSLRLLCDEKEVELVHLRCEASRSLNYENYLKEQKQTKALKSLRDRADRAEHDELKARVEAQASEGKGALAKVPAFEAQLRMARDNASVQVDIIKKLESELSKFRVEIDDARAEVVVSQTKADQEMAIYLKDVTDAQAELRRILDHEERIGEYAHCKSHRKTLEEICARGFVLSEELARVRANERDARLLLSDSEESKDEAGGP, encoded by the exons CTCCACCATAGCCATGGAAACTGCTTTGGGGCCGATCCGACAAGAGGCCGGTAGTGCTGCTCCTAGTGCTCAGGAATCAAGGGAGTTCGCTTTGGAGATGGCATCTTTGCTAAGGGGAGAACATCTGGAGATGGCGAGAAGATACT TTGTATCAGCTGCGGAAAAAGTCGGAGGCTCTAGAGTACCTCAAAGGCGACGTCAACCATATCAGAATTGCTTGAGGGAGCTAAGGGCTCAAGCGCAGGCTCGAGCTTTTGAGGAGATGAATGCTTCGGCCAAGGTCCCTGCCCTCGAGGTCCAACTCCGCTTGACTCAAGACAACgccaaagttcaagcggatatgattggGAGACTTGAATCTGACCTCTCGGAGGTCATAGCCGAGATAATTGACGCTGGGATGGAGGCGGCACTAAATCGAGCCAAGGCCGATCGTAAGATGGCAATTTGTGTGAAGGACGCTACTAACGCCCAAGCTGAGCTGAAGCAAACCCTGGATCGAGAGtggaggatcgaggaatatgttcgttgtaaATCCCGGAGGGAGGTGTTCGAAGAGATCGATgcaaggggcttcgttctctcggaggaattggctcgagcacgGGCGGATGAACGCAATGCTCAGTCGCTTCTCATCGATGCTACGGAGGGAGATTTTGGCAAGCT GCTACGGAAATCTTTGAATGAGGAGAGATCCCTCAGGCTCCTTTGCGATGAAAAGGAAGTTGAGTTGGTACACTTGAGGTGTGAGGCGAGCCGGAGCTTGAACTATGAGAACTACttgaaggagcag AAACAGACAAAGGCTCTAAAGAGCCTTCGAGATAGAGCTGATCGGGCcgagcatgatgagctaaaagcTCGGGTGGAGGCTCAGGCTTCAGAGGGGAAGGGTGCCCTAGCTAAAGTTCCCGCTTTCGAGGCTCAACTTCGTATGGCTCGTGACAACGCTTCAGTTCAAGTTGATATCATTAAGAAGCTTGAGTCCGAGCTTTCAAAATTCAGGGTTGAGATCGATGATGCTCGAGCTGAAGTTGTAGTGAGCCAAACaaaggctgaccaggagatggcgaTATATTTAAAGGATGTTACCGATGCacaagctgagctgagaaggatcctcgaccATGAAGAGAGGATTGGAGAATACGCTCATTGTAAATCCCATAGAAAGACCCTTGAGGAGATCTGTGCTAGAGGTTTCGTCCTCTCGGAAGAGTTGGCGCGAGTGAGGGCaaacgagcgtgatgctcggttacTTCTGTCCGATTCCGAAGAAAGCAAAGACGAGGCCGGCGGGCCATAG